A window from Thermomonas aquatica encodes these proteins:
- a CDS encoding UDP-N-acetylmuramoyl-tripeptide--D-alanyl-D-alanine ligase, which produces MNARPLAWIAHVTGGRLVGADRMVDAVATDTRALPQGRAALFVALKGEHFDGHDHVAAADAGGCVAALVAHAVDVALPQVIVADPQRALADLATAVQRERTRTKVVAITGSNGKTSVKTLTEAVLRRAGATYATPGNRNNEIGMPLAVLDAPEDADFAIYEMGTGAPGDIAYLSAIAAPDVGIVNNVAPAHLERMGSLLEIANTKAAVYDDLRAGGVAVINADDAFAPYFGARADGHRTLRFGLEASAEVGARDIALDGEGSRFTLVTPQGEAALALAMPGRHNVRNALAATAIALALEVPLATIVEGLQAARPVGGRQAAHRLRNGAVLIDDSYNANPGSLAAAIDTLAASGEQAWLVLGDMRELGADEVALHAQAGARAKAAGIARLYTLGVLSKAASDAFGEGARAFATHAQLADALADELRAGVRVLVKGSRGSAMDRIVKALLASDAAVENGDADAA; this is translated from the coding sequence GTGAACGCCCGCCCGCTGGCGTGGATCGCACACGTGACCGGCGGCCGGTTGGTCGGCGCGGATCGCATGGTCGATGCGGTCGCCACCGATACCCGCGCGCTGCCGCAGGGCCGCGCCGCGCTGTTCGTCGCCTTGAAGGGCGAGCATTTCGACGGCCACGACCACGTGGCGGCCGCCGATGCCGGCGGCTGCGTGGCCGCGCTGGTCGCGCATGCGGTGGATGTCGCGCTGCCGCAGGTGATCGTCGCCGATCCGCAACGCGCGCTCGCCGACCTGGCCACCGCGGTGCAGCGCGAACGCACGCGCACCAAGGTGGTGGCGATCACCGGCAGCAACGGCAAGACCAGCGTGAAGACGCTGACCGAAGCGGTGCTGAGGCGCGCCGGCGCGACCTATGCCACGCCTGGCAACCGCAACAACGAGATCGGCATGCCGCTGGCGGTGCTGGACGCGCCGGAAGACGCCGATTTCGCCATCTACGAAATGGGCACCGGCGCGCCCGGCGACATCGCCTACCTGAGCGCGATCGCGGCGCCGGACGTGGGCATCGTCAACAACGTGGCGCCGGCGCACCTGGAGCGCATGGGCAGCCTGCTGGAGATCGCCAACACCAAGGCCGCGGTGTACGACGACCTGCGCGCGGGCGGCGTCGCGGTCATCAATGCCGACGACGCCTTCGCGCCGTATTTCGGCGCACGCGCCGACGGCCATCGCACGCTCCGCTTCGGGCTGGAGGCCAGCGCCGAAGTCGGTGCCCGCGACATCGCGCTCGATGGCGAAGGCTCGCGCTTCACCCTCGTCACCCCGCAAGGCGAAGCCGCGCTGGCGCTGGCGATGCCGGGCCGCCACAACGTGCGCAACGCACTGGCGGCCACCGCCATCGCGCTGGCGCTGGAGGTGCCGCTGGCCACGATCGTGGAAGGGCTGCAGGCCGCGCGTCCGGTCGGTGGCCGGCAGGCGGCGCATCGCCTGCGCAACGGCGCGGTGCTGATCGACGACAGCTACAACGCCAATCCGGGCTCGCTGGCCGCGGCGATCGACACGCTGGCGGCGAGCGGCGAGCAGGCCTGGCTGGTGCTGGGCGACATGCGCGAGCTGGGCGCCGACGAAGTCGCGCTGCATGCGCAGGCCGGCGCGCGCGCGAAGGCCGCCGGCATCGCCCGCCTGTACACGCTGGGCGTGCTCAGCAAGGCCGCATCGGACGCGTTCGGCGAAGGCGCGCGTGCGTTCGCGACGCACGCGCAACTGGCCGATG
- a CDS encoding UDP-N-acetylmuramoyl-L-alanyl-D-glutamate--2,6-diaminopimelate ligase, translated as MLLGELLPELEGLSADLAVTGLVQDSREIQPGDAFVAIAGFGAHGLNFVDAARAAGAAAILFEPPAPDELPAPEDAIPVAGLRSRMGAMADAFHGQPSAAMTTVGVTGTNGKTSTVQLLAQAWTLRGQQAGTIGTLGAGIWPKIVPTGFTTPLVLRLHALLAELRDEGAQAVAMEVSSHALDQGRVDGVHFDVAVFTNLTRDHLDYHGDMASYGAAKKKLFDWPGLRAATVNLDDAFGRELFEAVGGKVRVVGFSSRGAAGAAVRADEVQLDGSGIRFMLHAGNQAHPVRSPLLGRFNVDNLLGVAATLFAMGMAPALVAETLSQLVPVDGRMNRLGGEGGLPLVVVDYAHTPDALEQALSSLRAHTAGKLVCVFGCGGERDRGKRPQMAAIAERGADVAIVTDDNPRGEDGDQIVADIVAGFADPARAIVLRDRARAIAEAIGMAGADDVVLIAGKGHEPYQEIHGIRHPFDDTATARALLGSKA; from the coding sequence ATGCTGCTCGGCGAACTGTTGCCGGAACTGGAAGGCCTGTCCGCCGACCTCGCCGTCACCGGCCTGGTGCAGGACAGCCGCGAGATCCAGCCGGGCGACGCGTTCGTCGCCATCGCCGGGTTCGGTGCGCATGGCCTGAATTTCGTCGACGCCGCGCGTGCCGCCGGCGCCGCCGCGATCCTGTTCGAGCCGCCCGCACCCGACGAATTGCCCGCGCCGGAGGATGCGATCCCGGTCGCCGGCCTGCGTTCGCGGATGGGCGCGATGGCCGATGCGTTCCACGGCCAGCCCAGCGCGGCGATGACCACGGTCGGCGTCACCGGCACCAACGGCAAGACCTCGACCGTGCAATTGCTGGCGCAAGCCTGGACCCTGCGCGGGCAGCAGGCCGGCACCATCGGCACGCTCGGCGCCGGCATCTGGCCGAAGATCGTGCCGACCGGGTTCACCACCCCGCTGGTGCTGCGCCTGCATGCGCTGCTCGCCGAACTGCGCGACGAAGGCGCGCAGGCGGTGGCGATGGAAGTGTCCTCGCACGCGCTCGACCAGGGCCGGGTAGACGGCGTGCACTTCGACGTCGCGGTGTTCACCAACCTCACCCGCGACCATCTGGACTACCACGGCGACATGGCCAGCTACGGCGCGGCCAAGAAGAAGCTGTTCGACTGGCCGGGCCTGCGTGCGGCCACGGTGAACCTGGACGATGCGTTCGGCCGCGAATTGTTCGAGGCGGTCGGCGGCAAGGTGCGGGTGGTCGGGTTTTCCTCGCGCGGCGCGGCCGGTGCGGCGGTGCGCGCGGACGAGGTGCAGCTCGATGGCAGCGGCATCCGCTTCATGCTGCATGCCGGCAACCAGGCGCACCCGGTGCGTTCGCCGCTGCTCGGCCGCTTCAACGTCGACAACCTGCTCGGCGTCGCCGCCACCCTGTTCGCGATGGGCATGGCGCCGGCGCTGGTGGCGGAAACCCTGTCGCAGCTGGTGCCGGTCGACGGCCGCATGAACCGCCTCGGCGGCGAAGGCGGGCTGCCGCTGGTGGTGGTCGATTACGCGCACACCCCGGACGCGCTGGAACAGGCGCTGTCCTCGCTGCGCGCGCACACCGCCGGCAAGCTGGTCTGCGTGTTCGGTTGCGGCGGCGAGCGCGACCGCGGCAAGCGCCCGCAGATGGCCGCGATCGCCGAGCGCGGCGCGGACGTCGCCATCGTCACCGACGACAACCCGCGCGGCGAGGATGGCGACCAGATCGTGGCCGACATCGTCGCCGGCTTCGCCGATCCGGCGCGCGCCATCGTGCTGCGCGACCGCGCCCGGGCGATCGCCGAGGCGATCGGCATGGCCGGCGCCGACGACGTGGTGCTGATCGCCGGCAAGGGCCACGAGCCCTACCAGGAGATCCACGGCATCCGGCATCCGTTCGACGACACCGCGACCGCGCGCGCGCTGCTCGGGAGCAAGGCGTGA
- a CDS encoding peptidoglycan D,D-transpeptidase FtsI family protein: protein MKLPGLRLPGLPKRDPRDKARREPARAPGNRPRSRAQFNLRGRLVLVGGALALCSAALLARALDLQVIDNEFYQQQGAARFLREIPIATSRGMITDRNGEPLAVSSPVESIWANPQELLKSPARLPQLADALGMDRDELKTRLSQRAGKEFVYLKRRINPDEAKAILALEIPGVASQREYRRFYPQGEAMAHVLGFTNVDDRGQEGLELAFDDWLRGTPGAKRVIRDRRGRIVENVDLVRAAQPGRDLTLSIDRRIQYLAHRELRNALTQFDASSGSAVVIDVATGEVLAMVNLPTFNPNAVGTSPRDAHRNRAVTDLFEPGSTMKPLTVAAGLEAGVITAESIFNTNPGWIANGRFRTTDTHNYGVLDTTGVLRKSSNVGAALISRRLGNQQFYDFVRRFGYGQRTGSGFPGESAGVFPAPDRWDGTSKQTMSYGYALSVTPLQIATAYAALGNGGKLTPPSFIKGQHAPSRQVLDPKIASEVLHMMQSVTEPGGTATQAAILGYHVAGKTGTSRKASAGGYSRRYIGYFAGLVPVENPRFAMAVMVNDPDPSKGYVGGTVSAPVFRNVMEGALRLMDVSPDNLDTWLAAQAEAEAKRLKASGHALPAATTASAPAPAARAVQ, encoded by the coding sequence ATGAAGCTTCCCGGCCTGCGGCTCCCGGGCTTGCCGAAGCGCGACCCGCGCGACAAGGCGCGTCGCGAGCCCGCGCGCGCGCCCGGCAACCGCCCGCGTTCGCGCGCGCAATTCAACCTGCGCGGCCGGCTGGTGCTGGTCGGCGGCGCGCTGGCGCTGTGCTCGGCGGCGCTGCTGGCGCGCGCGCTGGACCTGCAGGTCATCGACAACGAGTTCTACCAGCAGCAGGGCGCGGCGCGCTTCCTGCGCGAGATCCCGATCGCCACCTCGCGCGGCATGATCACCGACCGCAACGGCGAGCCGCTGGCGGTGAGCTCGCCGGTGGAATCGATCTGGGCCAACCCGCAGGAACTGCTGAAGTCGCCGGCGCGGCTGCCGCAGCTGGCCGACGCGCTGGGCATGGATCGCGACGAGCTGAAGACCCGGCTCAGCCAGCGCGCCGGCAAGGAATTCGTCTACCTCAAGCGCCGCATCAACCCGGACGAGGCCAAGGCCATCCTGGCGCTGGAAATCCCCGGCGTGGCCAGCCAGCGCGAATACCGCCGCTTCTACCCGCAGGGCGAGGCGATGGCGCACGTGCTCGGCTTCACCAATGTCGACGACCGCGGCCAGGAAGGGCTGGAGCTGGCGTTCGACGACTGGCTGCGCGGCACGCCCGGCGCCAAGCGGGTGATCCGCGACCGCCGCGGCCGCATCGTCGAGAACGTGGACCTGGTGCGCGCGGCGCAGCCCGGCCGCGACCTGACCCTGAGCATCGACCGCCGCATCCAGTACCTGGCGCATCGTGAATTGCGCAATGCGCTGACCCAGTTCGATGCCAGCAGCGGCTCGGCGGTGGTGATCGACGTCGCCACCGGCGAAGTGCTGGCGATGGTCAACCTGCCGACCTTCAACCCGAATGCGGTCGGCACCAGCCCGCGCGATGCGCATCGCAACCGCGCGGTCACCGACCTGTTCGAGCCGGGCTCGACGATGAAGCCGCTGACCGTGGCGGCGGGACTCGAGGCCGGCGTGATCACCGCGGAATCGATCTTCAACACCAACCCGGGCTGGATCGCCAACGGCCGGTTCCGCACCACCGATACCCACAACTACGGCGTGCTGGACACCACCGGCGTGCTGCGCAAGAGCTCCAACGTCGGCGCGGCCCTGATCTCCAGGCGCCTGGGCAACCAGCAGTTCTACGATTTCGTGCGCCGCTTCGGCTACGGCCAGCGCACCGGCAGCGGCTTCCCGGGCGAATCGGCCGGCGTGTTCCCGGCGCCGGACCGCTGGGACGGCACCAGCAAGCAGACCATGAGCTACGGCTATGCGCTGTCGGTGACGCCGCTGCAGATCGCCACCGCCTACGCCGCGCTCGGCAACGGCGGCAAGCTGACCCCGCCCAGCTTCATCAAGGGCCAGCATGCGCCGTCGCGGCAGGTGCTGGACCCGAAGATCGCCAGCGAAGTCCTGCACATGATGCAGAGCGTGACCGAGCCCGGCGGCACCGCCACCCAGGCCGCGATCCTCGGCTACCACGTGGCCGGCAAGACCGGCACCTCGCGCAAGGCCAGCGCCGGCGGTTATTCGCGCCGTTACATCGGCTATTTCGCCGGCCTGGTGCCGGTCGAGAACCCGCGCTTCGCGATGGCGGTGATGGTCAACGATCCGGACCCGAGCAAGGGGTACGTCGGCGGCACGGTGTCCGCGCCGGTGTTCCGCAACGTGATGGAAGGCGCGCTGCGGCTGATGGACGTGTCGCCGGACAACCTCGATACCTGGCTGGCGGCGCAGGCCGAAGCCGAGGCCAAGCGCCTCAAGGCCAGCGGCCACGCATTGCCCGCCGCCACCACCGCCAGCGCGCCGGCACCGGCGGCGAGGGCCGTGCAATGA
- the ftsL gene encoding cell division protein FtsL, whose product MNRYVILAVLVIANVATALLVVRDRHEHRLAFIALNKLDKARDELNIEFGRLQLEQATWAESNRVDQVARTRLGMVFPRTEDIVVVRR is encoded by the coding sequence ATGAACCGCTACGTGATCCTCGCCGTGCTGGTGATCGCCAACGTGGCCACCGCGTTGCTGGTGGTGCGCGACCGCCACGAACACCGGCTCGCCTTCATCGCGCTCAACAAGCTCGACAAGGCGCGCGACGAGCTCAACATCGAATTCGGCCGCCTGCAGCTGGAGCAGGCGACCTGGGCGGAAAGCAACCGCGTCGACCAGGTCGCGCGCACCCGCCTGGGCATGGTGTTCCCGCGCACCGAGGACATCGTGGTGGTGCGCCGATGA
- the mraZ gene encoding division/cell wall cluster transcriptional repressor MraZ yields MFQGETAITIDDKGRLAIPTAYRDLVARECGNRLVITYNPFEAGCLYLYPLPVWEKVRDQVNALPRTKKNSRLLQLKLVGAAAFAEPDGSARISIPASQRSAVGIEKKAVLLGMGDKFELWSEQAHHAQIRQTLGDADLGDDLQDLVL; encoded by the coding sequence ATGTTCCAGGGCGAAACCGCCATCACCATCGACGACAAGGGCCGTTTGGCGATTCCCACCGCCTACCGGGATCTTGTCGCGCGTGAGTGCGGCAACCGGCTGGTCATCACCTACAACCCGTTCGAAGCGGGTTGCCTCTACCTGTATCCGCTGCCGGTCTGGGAAAAGGTCCGCGACCAGGTCAATGCCCTGCCGCGCACCAAGAAGAACAGCCGCCTGCTGCAGCTGAAGCTGGTCGGCGCGGCGGCGTTCGCCGAGCCCGACGGCAGTGCGCGCATCTCGATCCCGGCCAGCCAGCGCAGCGCGGTCGGCATCGAGAAGAAGGCCGTGTTGCTGGGGATGGGCGACAAGTTCGAATTGTGGAGCGAGCAGGCGCACCACGCGCAGATCCGGCAGACGCTGGGCGATGCCGACCTGGGCGACGACTTGCAGGACCTGGTGTTGTGA
- a CDS encoding NRDE family protein codes for MCVVAFACNLHPRWRLVLAGNRDEFHARATAALARWPDRGIIAGRDLQSGGTWVGIDRHGRAAVVTNVRDGYAKPHAGPSRGALPLAFLAAEADAAGMSKALLADAAAYAPFNLMLADAEGCWHLGNHPRQREALAAGVHGISNGRLDAPWPKTRRLSAALQAWVDAGSNDLQPLWRALAEERIAADAELPDTGVGLELERRLSPAFIRGEAYGTRASTIIAIDHAGRGFIHERRFGPNGVFAGETVLRNDD; via the coding sequence ATGTGCGTCGTCGCCTTCGCCTGCAACCTCCATCCCCGCTGGCGGCTGGTGCTGGCCGGCAACCGCGACGAATTCCACGCCCGTGCGACCGCTGCCCTGGCCCGCTGGCCAGACCGCGGGATCATCGCGGGCCGGGACCTGCAGTCGGGCGGCACCTGGGTGGGGATCGATCGCCACGGCCGGGCCGCGGTGGTGACCAATGTCCGCGACGGCTACGCCAAGCCGCATGCCGGGCCATCCCGAGGGGCGTTGCCGTTGGCGTTCCTTGCCGCCGAGGCCGATGCCGCCGGCATGAGCAAGGCGTTGCTGGCGGATGCGGCCGCCTACGCCCCGTTCAACCTGATGCTGGCCGATGCCGAAGGCTGCTGGCACCTGGGCAACCATCCGCGGCAACGCGAGGCGCTGGCGGCGGGCGTGCATGGCATCTCCAATGGCCGGCTGGATGCGCCCTGGCCGAAGACCCGGCGGCTGAGCGCCGCCCTGCAGGCCTGGGTGGACGCCGGCAGCAACGACCTGCAACCGCTCTGGCGCGCACTGGCCGAGGAACGCATCGCAGCCGACGCGGAGCTGCCGGACACCGGCGTCGGCCTCGAACTGGAGCGCCGGCTGTCGCCTGCGTTCATCCGCGGCGAGGCCTACGGCACCCGCGCCAGCACGATCATCGCGATCGACCACGCCGGCCGTGGCTTCATCCACGAGCGCCGCTTCGGGCCGAACGGCGTGTTCGCGGGCGAAACCGTGCTGCGCAACGACGACTGA
- the rsmI gene encoding 16S rRNA (cytidine(1402)-2'-O)-methyltransferase: MQRRGSSTSGMLFVVATPIGNLGDLAPRALETLKAVAAICAEDTRHTRQLLAHFGVDKPLVALHEHNEGDAAAPLVARLLAGESLALVSDAGTPLVSDPGFRLVRAAREAGIAVSPVPGASALIAALSVAGLPSDRFVFEGFLPAKANARRERLAALAPEPRTLIFYESSHRIEETLGDALAAFGAERRAVVARELTKLFETVLDGSLAELAQRVGADPNQRKGEFVLLVQGAGDDADAKVAEGLRLYAKLKEHLPPSTAAKLAAELSGAPRKALYGSE; this comes from the coding sequence ATGCAACGTCGGGGCAGCTCCACATCAGGCATGTTGTTCGTGGTGGCCACGCCGATCGGCAACCTGGGCGACCTTGCCCCGCGTGCGCTGGAGACGCTGAAGGCGGTGGCCGCGATCTGCGCGGAGGACACCCGCCACACCCGCCAGTTGCTGGCGCATTTCGGCGTGGACAAGCCGCTGGTGGCGCTGCACGAACACAACGAGGGCGATGCCGCGGCGCCGCTGGTCGCGCGCCTGCTGGCCGGCGAATCGCTGGCGCTGGTGTCCGATGCCGGCACCCCGCTGGTCAGCGATCCCGGGTTCCGGCTGGTGCGCGCCGCGCGCGAGGCCGGGATCGCGGTCAGCCCGGTGCCGGGGGCGAGCGCGCTGATCGCCGCGTTGAGCGTGGCGGGCTTGCCCAGCGACCGCTTCGTCTTCGAGGGCTTCCTGCCGGCCAAGGCGAATGCGCGGCGCGAACGGCTGGCGGCGCTGGCGCCTGAGCCGCGCACCCTGATCTTCTACGAGTCGTCGCATCGCATCGAGGAGACGCTGGGCGATGCGCTTGCCGCATTCGGCGCGGAACGCCGCGCGGTGGTCGCGCGCGAGCTGACCAAGCTGTTCGAGACCGTGCTCGACGGCAGCCTGGCCGAGCTCGCGCAACGGGTGGGCGCGGATCCCAACCAGCGCAAGGGCGAATTCGTGTTGCTGGTGCAGGGCGCGGGCGACGATGCCGACGCGAAGGTCGCGGAGGGTTTGCGCCTGTACGCGAAACTCAAGGAACACCTGCCGCCCTCGACCGCGGCGAAACTGGCGGCGGAGCTGTCCGGCGCGCCGCGCAAGGCGCTGTACGGCAGCGAGTAA
- a CDS encoding penicillin-binding protein activator, which yields MAPKHQSGRFAIAPLMMGLALFALAGCASVEVQKPAVQAAQSGAFAEAQALARNHAGLDGQARADNAARIEALLARLDDATLSRDAGRLPVGDPLYNFAGRALLNRGLPLPRPFDRGDWNFDAAGRPAADRDGYRPPMKVGMLLPLSGSQAAAASAVRDGFLTGYYGESRRKPELRFYDTAGGANAAYARAVAEGNDFVVGPLARDEVDAVFADDTPQVPLLALNRGSRTPPAGSAGFSLSPEDEGISLAQYLIERGARRVLIVGGGEDAQRRSAGAAKLQLERRGVQVAGNVGIGADLAPLAQGVDAVLLAMKGPQARALVPQLALAGINANTRVATSQITSGTGKPAEDMALDGIVYPAETWGSRDVPGLPSQASAAARLDTAKGPAARLFAFGFDAWLVTAYLERLALSNNADIPGATGRLSLDGFGNVLRQPSWSRYSGGVPVPLGDGAR from the coding sequence GTGGCCCCCAAACACCAGAGTGGTCGATTCGCGATTGCCCCGCTGATGATGGGCCTGGCCCTGTTCGCGCTGGCCGGCTGCGCCAGCGTCGAGGTGCAGAAACCCGCCGTGCAGGCCGCGCAGAGCGGCGCCTTCGCCGAAGCGCAGGCGCTGGCGCGCAACCACGCCGGCCTCGACGGGCAGGCGCGCGCGGACAACGCGGCGCGGATCGAGGCCTTGCTGGCGCGACTGGACGACGCCACGCTCAGCCGCGATGCCGGCCGGCTGCCGGTGGGCGACCCGCTGTACAACTTCGCCGGCCGCGCCCTGCTCAATCGCGGCCTGCCCTTGCCGCGCCCGTTCGACCGCGGCGACTGGAACTTCGATGCCGCCGGCCGTCCCGCCGCGGATCGCGACGGCTATCGCCCGCCGATGAAGGTGGGGATGCTGCTGCCGCTGAGCGGCAGCCAGGCCGCGGCCGCCTCGGCGGTGCGCGACGGTTTCCTCACCGGCTATTACGGCGAAAGCCGGCGCAAGCCCGAGCTGCGGTTCTACGACACCGCCGGCGGCGCCAATGCGGCCTATGCGCGCGCCGTCGCCGAAGGCAACGATTTCGTGGTCGGTCCGTTGGCGCGCGATGAAGTCGATGCGGTGTTCGCCGACGACACCCCGCAGGTGCCGCTGCTGGCGCTCAACCGCGGCAGCCGCACCCCGCCAGCGGGCAGCGCCGGCTTCTCGCTGTCGCCGGAAGACGAAGGCATCAGCCTCGCCCAGTACCTGATCGAGCGCGGCGCCCGGCGCGTGCTGATCGTCGGCGGCGGCGAGGACGCGCAGCGTCGCAGCGCGGGCGCGGCGAAGCTGCAGCTGGAACGGCGCGGCGTGCAGGTCGCCGGCAACGTCGGCATCGGCGCGGACCTCGCCCCGCTGGCGCAGGGCGTGGATGCGGTATTGCTGGCGATGAAAGGCCCGCAAGCGCGCGCATTGGTGCCGCAGCTCGCCCTGGCCGGCATCAACGCCAACACGCGGGTGGCGACCTCGCAGATCACCTCCGGCACCGGCAAGCCCGCGGAGGACATGGCGCTGGACGGGATCGTCTATCCCGCCGAAACCTGGGGCAGCCGCGATGTCCCCGGCCTGCCCTCGCAGGCCAGCGCGGCGGCGCGCCTGGACACCGCGAAGGGCCCGGCCGCGCGCCTGTTCGCGTTCGGCTTCGATGCCTGGCTGGTCACCGCCTACCTGGAGCGCCTGGCGCTGTCGAACAATGCCGACATCCCCGGCGCCACCGGCCGGCTCAGCCTCGACGGCTTCGGCAACGTGCTGCGCCAGCCGAGCTGGTCGCGTTATTCCGGCGGCGTGCCCGTGCCGCTGGGCGATGGCGCGCGCTGA
- a CDS encoding YraN family protein yields the protein MARAEDSPDTSRPDRRARGGAVETAALRFLQRHGLRLLARNARARGGELDLVMHDGDSLVFVEVRYRASALFGGGAASVDAGKRRKLVLAAQAFLLAHPQHADSPCRFDVIDAGGDPQAPAIQWLKDAFRADDA from the coding sequence ATGGCGCGCGCTGAGGACTCACCCGACACAAGCCGGCCGGATCGCCGCGCCCGCGGCGGTGCGGTGGAAACCGCCGCACTGCGATTCCTGCAACGACACGGCCTGCGCCTGCTCGCGCGCAATGCGCGGGCGCGCGGCGGCGAACTCGACCTGGTCATGCACGACGGCGATTCGCTGGTGTTCGTGGAGGTGCGCTATCGCGCCAGCGCGCTGTTCGGCGGCGGCGCTGCCTCGGTCGATGCCGGCAAGCGCCGCAAGCTGGTCCTGGCCGCGCAGGCCTTCCTGCTCGCCCATCCGCAACATGCCGACTCGCCCTGCCGCTTCGACGTGATCGATGCCGGCGGCGACCCGCAAGCGCCCGCCATCCAATGGCTGAAGGATGCGTTCCGCGCGGACGATGCCTGA
- a CDS encoding SGNH/GDSL hydrolase family protein — MSLRPILMLACLAWIGAPLARAQSVAPAREYRVLLVGNSLIYTNNLPALLRAVGASQGTPIATETYASPGGTLAERWKQGHVAEALRKQAFDAVILQEQGGNLAACMASPEQQATAPCMASIRAQVGIAKLAQLQHAKVMLFATWGPDQRWQGRLDRSTRLLAGKSMASVFDAAAALRALHKAQPGIDLYPDGTHPSTQASLMLALALYRDITGTPPLAKDLRITAPLLPVNAAISAASPMESQPGLAGDGKATLVPASLIEPLVKALPEPDASGEMDPARPRR, encoded by the coding sequence ATGTCGCTTCGACCGATCCTGATGTTGGCGTGCCTCGCCTGGATCGGCGCGCCTCTCGCCCGGGCCCAATCCGTCGCGCCCGCACGCGAATATCGGGTGCTCCTGGTCGGCAACAGCCTCATCTATACCAACAACCTGCCCGCTCTGCTGCGCGCAGTGGGCGCGTCGCAGGGAACGCCGATCGCCACCGAGACATATGCCTCGCCCGGCGGGACCCTGGCCGAGCGCTGGAAGCAAGGCCATGTCGCCGAAGCCTTGCGCAAGCAAGCCTTCGACGCGGTAATCCTGCAGGAGCAAGGCGGCAATCTGGCCGCATGCATGGCGAGTCCCGAACAGCAAGCCACGGCCCCCTGCATGGCCAGCATCCGCGCGCAGGTCGGAATCGCCAAGCTTGCGCAGTTGCAGCACGCGAAGGTCATGTTGTTCGCGACTTGGGGCCCTGACCAGCGCTGGCAGGGCAGGCTGGATCGCAGCACGCGACTGCTCGCGGGGAAAAGCATGGCGAGCGTCTTCGATGCCGCCGCCGCACTGCGCGCGCTGCACAAGGCACAGCCCGGAATCGATCTGTATCCGGACGGCACCCACCCCAGCACCCAGGCCTCGCTGATGCTGGCGCTGGCCCTTTACCGCGACATCACCGGCACGCCGCCACTGGCGAAGGACTTGCGCATCACCGCACCGCTGCTGCCCGTGAATGCCGCGATCTCGGCCGCCTCGCCGATGGAATCGCAACCGGGACTGGCCGGCGATGGCAAGGCCACCCTGGTCCCGGCGAGCCTGATCGAGCCGCTGGTGAAGGCGCTGCCGGAGCCGGATGCTTCAGGCGAAATGGATCCAGCCCGCCCCCGGCGCTGA
- the thiL gene encoding thiamine-phosphate kinase: MGVAEFDLIARIRARAATRGDVILGIGDDAALLQPPAGMQLVVAMDTLNSGVHFPPETAAADIGWKALAVNLSDLAAMGAQPAWCTLSLSLPDADAGFVDGFVDGFLELAERHGVALVGGDTTRGPLSVCVTVHGFVEPGTALRRAGARAGDEIWISGTVGDAAAALAQWRAGRGADAALRSRLDRPIPRVALGRALRGIASSCIDVSDGVLADLGHVCEASGIGALLDVDALPGSEALRLALDVEPRRVLQATGGDDYELCFTAPPETGEAIVRAAASADVAVARIGRIIEGGDIATHAADGGAWSAPGAGWIHFA; this comes from the coding sequence GTGGGCGTCGCCGAATTCGACCTGATCGCCCGCATCCGCGCGCGCGCCGCCACGCGCGGCGACGTGATCCTCGGCATCGGCGACGACGCGGCGTTGCTGCAGCCGCCCGCCGGCATGCAGCTGGTGGTGGCGATGGACACGCTCAACAGCGGCGTGCATTTCCCGCCGGAGACCGCGGCTGCCGACATCGGCTGGAAGGCGCTGGCGGTGAACCTGTCCGATCTTGCCGCGATGGGCGCGCAACCCGCCTGGTGCACCTTGTCGCTGTCGTTGCCCGATGCGGACGCCGGCTTCGTCGACGGCTTCGTCGACGGCTTTCTCGAGCTCGCGGAGCGGCACGGGGTCGCCCTGGTCGGCGGCGACACCACCCGCGGGCCGCTGTCGGTGTGCGTGACGGTGCATGGCTTCGTCGAACCCGGCACCGCCCTGCGCCGCGCCGGCGCGCGCGCGGGCGACGAGATCTGGATCAGCGGCACGGTCGGCGATGCGGCGGCGGCGCTGGCGCAATGGCGGGCGGGCCGCGGCGCGGATGCCGCGCTGCGTTCGCGGCTGGATCGCCCGATCCCGCGGGTGGCGCTGGGACGCGCCCTGCGCGGTATCGCCAGCTCGTGCATCGACGTGTCCGATGGCGTGCTCGCCGACCTCGGCCATGTATGCGAGGCGAGCGGCATCGGCGCACTGCTCGATGTCGATGCCTTGCCGGGATCGGAGGCGCTGCGCCTCGCGCTCGACGTCGAACCCCGCCGCGTGCTTCAAGCCACCGGCGGCGACGATTACGAACTGTGCTTCACCGCACCGCCGGAAACGGGCGAGGCAATCGTCCGCGCGGCGGCGTCGGCGGATGTGGCGGTGGCGCGGATTGGGCGGATCATCGAAGGCGGGGACATCGCAACCCATGCCGCCGACGGCGGGGCGTGGTCAGCGCCGGGGGCGGGCTGGATCCATTTCGCCTGA